A region from the Microcella frigidaquae genome encodes:
- a CDS encoding LuxR C-terminal-related transcriptional regulator — protein sequence MPSWPIVARPAVVDALAEGLARRPARSHLLRGPSGVGKTTVAAAVAATLGAQGRTIVPVVALAELSEVPLGALAPLLSAPVEGASDVAARLSELVANVGRHADSYLIIVDDAPLLDEASAAALYQLVRVFGVPALLTARDEHALEGAVARLLHEDLVTVIDLDGLTLDETRTVLRRHLGADPRPESLQRLYTTTAGNPLFLRELTLAAQRSDRVARGPYGLEIDPARLPAHVLDTVAGRLADLDPGERRIAELVAVAQPWPRAAVAAEERAIVDDLLDAGVLAPAAPEAAGYLHLAHPIYAEALLGSLGSQQRAERRREAAQRLLALEDDPLRFTGVCLLSDAGGPVAADDLVWAAEYAHRVGDHARAVRAADEVMALEGTAVSPTITAHAALITASALSALGGDPGQTEAAFARAAELAVDADGRAAVEVRWGQHTALRELDPARAARRATELLPQLGSAAALLTPDLAKWRLMAGDAAALETPLADQTASDSGAALNAAIGMAMMATMAGRVADARRAVDAGRPLADRFAAVQPFAGGLLDLSAFLVHVADGDIAAARAFAEQRRREPFADSAGVWSYALAIVHLHGGRPDDALPLALLAVDQLRWRDFTGLLGPAIALAATVHAQRGEVDAARSLLASLQPAQRDDVKVVLQAAEAEAWLAVVTDDDAAVAIGALAAAVARGVELGHLLLAALTASVAVRLGGSAAVRPLLDASAAASGSPLIERVAGLAAALDQGDAARVIALVEPLVAGGLVAVAHAALESAATLADGDRMLERRARVRAAELGLTVTRVRSIRSPRSEAGLTEREWIIAQAAARRERSREIAERLGVSVRTVDNHLASVYRKLGISGRAELEAELRERS from the coding sequence ATGCCGAGCTGGCCGATCGTGGCGCGCCCCGCCGTCGTGGATGCTCTCGCCGAGGGCCTCGCCCGGCGACCCGCGCGCTCGCACCTTCTGCGCGGGCCGAGCGGCGTCGGCAAGACGACCGTGGCCGCGGCGGTCGCCGCGACGCTCGGAGCGCAGGGACGAACGATCGTGCCGGTGGTCGCCCTCGCCGAGCTCAGCGAGGTGCCGCTCGGTGCCCTCGCTCCACTGCTCTCGGCCCCGGTCGAGGGGGCGAGCGATGTGGCGGCCCGCCTGAGCGAGCTCGTGGCGAACGTGGGCCGGCATGCCGACAGCTACCTGATCATCGTCGACGACGCGCCTCTGCTCGATGAGGCCTCCGCCGCCGCGCTGTACCAGCTCGTGCGGGTCTTCGGGGTGCCGGCGCTGCTGACCGCCCGCGACGAGCACGCGCTCGAGGGCGCCGTCGCGCGACTGCTGCACGAGGACCTCGTGACCGTGATCGATCTCGACGGGCTCACCCTCGACGAGACGCGCACGGTGCTGCGCCGCCACCTGGGGGCCGATCCGCGCCCGGAGTCGCTGCAGCGGCTGTACACGACGACCGCGGGCAATCCCCTCTTCCTGCGCGAGCTCACCCTCGCGGCGCAGCGCTCCGACCGGGTGGCCAGAGGGCCCTACGGTCTCGAGATCGACCCCGCGCGACTGCCCGCTCATGTGCTCGACACGGTCGCCGGGCGGCTCGCCGACCTCGATCCGGGCGAGCGGCGCATCGCCGAGCTCGTGGCCGTGGCCCAGCCGTGGCCGCGGGCGGCGGTCGCGGCGGAGGAGCGGGCGATCGTCGACGACCTCCTCGACGCGGGTGTTCTCGCACCGGCCGCGCCCGAGGCGGCGGGGTACCTGCACCTCGCGCATCCGATCTACGCCGAGGCGCTGCTCGGCTCGCTGGGGTCGCAGCAGCGGGCGGAGAGGCGTCGGGAGGCGGCCCAGCGGCTCCTCGCGCTGGAGGATGATCCGCTGCGCTTCACCGGCGTGTGCCTGCTGAGCGATGCCGGTGGGCCAGTGGCGGCGGACGATCTGGTGTGGGCCGCCGAGTACGCCCACCGCGTCGGCGACCATGCGCGGGCCGTGCGCGCGGCCGACGAGGTCATGGCCCTCGAGGGCACGGCGGTCTCGCCGACGATCACGGCGCACGCCGCGCTCATCACGGCGAGCGCACTGAGTGCGTTGGGCGGCGACCCCGGCCAGACAGAGGCCGCTTTCGCCCGCGCAGCGGAGCTCGCGGTCGACGCCGACGGCAGAGCGGCGGTCGAGGTGCGCTGGGGGCAGCACACCGCGCTGCGCGAGCTCGACCCCGCGCGCGCCGCGCGCCGTGCCACGGAGCTGCTGCCGCAGCTGGGCTCGGCCGCCGCTCTGCTGACCCCCGACCTCGCCAAGTGGCGCCTCATGGCCGGCGACGCGGCCGCGCTCGAGACGCCCCTCGCCGATCAGACCGCATCCGACTCGGGCGCCGCCCTCAACGCCGCCATCGGCATGGCGATGATGGCGACGATGGCAGGGCGGGTCGCCGACGCTCGGCGCGCGGTCGATGCGGGCCGCCCGCTCGCCGATCGTTTCGCCGCCGTGCAGCCGTTCGCCGGGGGTCTGCTCGACCTCTCGGCGTTCCTCGTGCACGTCGCCGACGGAGACATCGCGGCCGCACGCGCCTTCGCCGAGCAGCGGCGTCGCGAGCCCTTTGCCGACTCCGCCGGCGTCTGGTCGTACGCGCTGGCGATCGTGCACCTGCATGGCGGCCGACCCGACGACGCTCTTCCTCTCGCGCTGCTCGCCGTCGACCAGCTGCGCTGGCGCGACTTCACCGGCCTGCTCGGCCCGGCGATCGCCCTCGCCGCCACCGTGCACGCGCAGCGCGGCGAGGTCGACGCGGCGCGCTCCCTGCTCGCTTCGCTGCAACCGGCGCAGCGCGACGACGTGAAGGTGGTGCTGCAGGCGGCCGAAGCCGAGGCGTGGCTCGCCGTCGTCACCGACGACGACGCGGCGGTCGCCATCGGTGCGCTCGCGGCGGCCGTGGCCCGCGGGGTCGAGCTGGGGCACCTCCTGCTCGCGGCGCTGACCGCCTCTGTCGCCGTGCGTCTCGGCGGCAGCGCTGCGGTGCGCCCGCTGCTCGACGCCTCGGCGGCGGCCTCCGGCTCGCCGCTCATCGAACGGGTGGCCGGCCTCGCGGCTGCCCTCGACCAGGGCGATGCCGCACGCGTCATCGCCCTGGTCGAGCCGCTCGTCGCCGGAGGACTGGTCGCGGTGGCGCACGCCGCGCTCGAGAGCGCCGCGACCCTCGCCGACGGCGACCGCATGCTCGAACGGCGTGCGCGCGTGCGGGCCGCCGAGCTGGGCCTCACCGTGACGCGCGTGCGCAGCATCCGCTCGCCGCGCAGCGAGGCGGGCCTGACCGAGCGCGAGTGGATCATCGCCCAGGCGGCGGCCCGCCGTGAGCGCAGCCGCGAGATCGCCGAGCGGCTCGGAGTCTCGGTGCGCACGGTCGACAACCACCTGGCGAGCGTCTACCGCAAGCTCGGCATCAGCGGGCGGGCCGAGCTGGAGGCGGAGCTGCGCGAGCGCTCGTGA